In a single window of the Mucilaginibacter defluvii genome:
- the epsC gene encoding serine O-acetyltransferase EpsC, translating into MIDDFYKELLTKPRAKQVVPSNDKIAGWALKVVYLLYPEHSTMALESLSDLKQHVADLQNELANILSTGAHADAVTGHDIAAEFFEQLPLLYATLNTDIQAIYDGDPAAQSEFEVIRTYPGFYAICFYRIAHILYNFNVAFIPRILTEHAHSKTGIDIHPAAKIGEYFHIDHGTGIVIGETCVIGNYVKLYQGVTLGALSVRKGLSGVKRHPDVEDRVIIYSGATILGGNTVIGHDSVIGGNVWLTNSVAPYSTVYHIPKITIQKVTQQ; encoded by the coding sequence ATGATTGATGATTTTTACAAAGAATTGCTTACCAAACCACGTGCTAAACAGGTAGTTCCGTCTAACGATAAAATTGCGGGTTGGGCGCTTAAGGTAGTATATCTTTTATACCCCGAGCATTCAACCATGGCGCTTGAGTCCCTGTCTGACTTAAAGCAGCACGTTGCTGATTTACAAAACGAGCTGGCTAATATTTTAAGCACAGGCGCACATGCCGACGCGGTTACCGGGCATGATATAGCTGCTGAATTTTTTGAGCAGTTACCATTGCTGTACGCTACTTTAAATACGGATATACAGGCTATTTACGACGGCGACCCTGCCGCGCAAAGCGAATTTGAGGTAATACGTACCTATCCGGGGTTTTACGCTATTTGCTTTTATCGTATAGCACACATATTGTATAATTTCAACGTGGCATTTATCCCACGGATATTGACGGAGCATGCGCATTCAAAAACAGGAATTGACATACACCCCGCAGCCAAAATAGGAGAGTATTTTCATATTGACCATGGCACCGGTATTGTAATTGGCGAAACTTGCGTTATCGGCAATTATGTAAAGCTTTATCAAGGGGTTACGCTGGGCGCGTTGAGCGTACGCAAAGGCCTGTCGGGCGTAAAAAGGCATCCGGATGTTGAGGACAGGGTGATCATTTATTCGGGCGCTACTATATTAGGCGGTAATACGGTTATAGGGCACGATAGCGTTATAGGGGGTAATGTTTGGTTAACCAACAGTGTTGCACCATACTCTACGGTTTATCATATCCCTAAAATCACTATACAAAAAGTTACACAACAATAA
- a CDS encoding nitrite reductase produces MQSFRTELENPVVEKDIIDLERKIRLFREGKIHDEKFRSLRLARGVYGQRQPGVQMVRIKLPFGKVTFKQLLTIADISDEYGSGNLHLTTRQDIQIHYVSLDRTPELWARLEQDDITLREACGNTVRNVTAAPTAGIDPKEPFDVSPYAHATFEYFLRNPICQEMGRKFKMSFSATDSDEAFSYIHDLGFIPKVNAQGERGFKVLLAGGLGAQPFLASAVDEFLPEDQLIPYIESVIRVFDRYGERNNRNKARLKYLVQKLGLDEVLRLAKEERVANKVKTYPINREALPQPAIPDTTVYADVQPVNPLRYEQWLATNVFEQKQEGFYGVYIKVPVGDIDTATARKLVDILKPLVADELRITQNQGLLLKYVRKEALTALYNGLTELELSAPGFDSVADVTTCPGTDTCNLGISNSMTMARVLENVIYTEYEDFIYNREIKIKISGCMNSCGQHGLAHIGLHGSSLKAGTKVLPSVQVMLGGGTVGNGVGRVAERVVKVPAKRATSVLRSLLDDYKANSITDETYHGYYDRQGKDYFYRLLKPLADLTTLTEEEFVDWGHEETFVTAIGVGECAGVVIDLVATLLFESEEKLGWANDAYAESRWADAIYHAYSVFVSSAKALLLDKSINSSTQAGVINEFDAQYVDSGEFNLIGSFNDLVLQINKNEPSEEFATAYLAQATQFLNDSKAKREALVK; encoded by the coding sequence ATGCAAAGCTTCAGAACAGAACTGGAGAATCCTGTAGTTGAAAAAGATATTATAGACCTTGAACGGAAGATACGCCTGTTCAGGGAAGGTAAGATACACGATGAAAAGTTCAGGAGCCTGCGCCTTGCGCGTGGGGTTTACGGTCAGCGCCAGCCGGGTGTGCAAATGGTACGTATTAAGCTGCCATTTGGTAAAGTTACCTTTAAGCAGTTGCTTACTATTGCCGATATATCTGATGAATACGGCAGCGGCAACCTGCACCTTACTACCCGTCAGGATATTCAGATACATTATGTAAGTCTTGACCGTACGCCCGAGCTTTGGGCAAGGCTTGAGCAGGACGATATTACCCTGCGCGAAGCATGCGGTAATACCGTACGTAACGTAACGGCTGCCCCTACCGCGGGTATAGACCCAAAGGAGCCATTTGATGTATCGCCGTACGCGCATGCCACTTTTGAGTACTTTTTACGTAATCCTATCTGCCAGGAAATGGGCCGTAAGTTCAAAATGTCGTTCTCGGCTACAGATAGCGATGAGGCTTTTAGCTATATACATGACCTGGGTTTCATCCCCAAGGTGAATGCTCAGGGCGAACGCGGCTTTAAAGTATTACTGGCAGGCGGACTCGGCGCACAACCTTTTCTGGCAAGCGCTGTAGATGAGTTTTTGCCTGAAGATCAACTCATTCCATACATAGAATCTGTTATTCGTGTATTTGATCGCTATGGCGAACGTAACAATCGCAACAAGGCCCGTTTAAAATATTTGGTGCAAAAGTTAGGTTTAGATGAAGTTTTACGCCTGGCAAAGGAAGAGCGTGTAGCCAACAAGGTAAAAACGTACCCGATTAACCGCGAAGCGCTCCCCCAGCCAGCTATACCTGATACCACTGTTTACGCTGATGTACAACCCGTAAACCCGTTGCGTTATGAGCAATGGCTGGCTACTAATGTATTTGAACAAAAGCAGGAAGGCTTTTATGGAGTTTATATTAAAGTACCTGTAGGCGATATCGATACAGCCACCGCACGCAAACTGGTTGATATTTTAAAACCGTTGGTTGCTGATGAATTACGCATCACCCAAAACCAAGGGCTGTTATTAAAATACGTACGCAAAGAAGCTTTAACCGCTTTATACAACGGCCTGACCGAATTGGAACTATCAGCGCCGGGTTTTGATAGCGTGGCCGATGTAACCACCTGTCCGGGTACTGATACCTGTAACCTGGGAATCTCCAACAGCATGACCATGGCTCGTGTACTCGAGAATGTGATCTACACCGAGTATGAAGACTTTATTTATAACCGCGAGATCAAGATTAAGATTAGTGGTTGTATGAATTCATGTGGGCAGCATGGTTTGGCACATATTGGCCTGCATGGCAGCTCGCTAAAGGCCGGAACAAAAGTATTGCCTTCGGTACAAGTGATGCTTGGCGGCGGTACAGTTGGCAATGGCGTTGGCCGTGTAGCTGAACGTGTGGTTAAGGTACCTGCAAAAAGGGCTACCAGCGTTTTACGCTCGTTATTGGATGATTACAAAGCAAATTCCATTACCGACGAAACTTATCACGGCTACTATGACCGCCAGGGTAAGGATTATTTTTACCGTTTGCTGAAACCACTTGCAGACCTGACTACCTTAACAGAAGAAGAGTTTGTTGACTGGGGACACGAGGAAACATTTGTTACCGCCATTGGTGTAGGTGAATGTGCCGGTGTGGTTATCGACCTGGTGGCTACATTATTATTCGAATCCGAAGAAAAACTGGGTTGGGCCAATGATGCTTATGCCGAAAGCCGTTGGGCTGATGCTATTTATCACGCTTATAGCGTATTTGTAAGTTCGGCTAAAGCGTTGTTGCTTGATAAGAGTATTAACAGCAGCACACAGGCGGGCGTAATCAATGAGTTTGATGCGCAATACGTAGATTCCGGAGAGTTTAATTTAATCGGTTCGTTTAACGATTTGGTTTTACAGATCAACAAAAACGAACCATCTGAGGAGTTCGCCACCGCTTATTTAGCACAGGCAACTCAATTTTTAAATGATAGCAAGGCAAAAAGGGAGGCTTTGGTAAAATAA
- a CDS encoding MOSC domain-containing protein codes for MFKISALYIYPVKSLGGIQLQQAEVTDRGFRFDRRWLLVDSKNRFMTQRHFSAMALLKVAITPNSLLITYTPDAETIRIPFEPQTDDKFDVTIWEITCPAIRVSNEADEWFSTKLNKNCKLVFMPEDTHRKVDPRYAHNDGITTFADDYPFLLIGEESLNDLNGRLAEALPMNRFRPNIVFSGGEPYAEDLFNEFSINSIRFQGVKLCARCVMTTIDQDTAVKHKEPLKTLAGYRRKGQKIMFGQNLLHGGTGVIRVGDALEVISQHTEERFLV; via the coding sequence ATGTTTAAAATATCAGCCTTATATATCTATCCGGTAAAATCATTAGGCGGTATTCAGCTTCAACAGGCAGAGGTTACCGACCGCGGTTTTAGATTCGACCGTCGCTGGTTGCTTGTAGACAGTAAAAACCGGTTTATGACCCAACGCCATTTCTCGGCCATGGCTTTACTCAAGGTTGCTATCACACCCAATAGTTTGTTGATAACCTACACCCCGGATGCCGAAACGATACGCATACCATTTGAACCGCAAACAGATGATAAATTTGATGTCACTATTTGGGAGATCACCTGCCCGGCCATAAGGGTTAGTAACGAGGCGGATGAATGGTTCAGTACTAAACTGAATAAGAACTGCAAACTGGTATTTATGCCTGAAGATACCCATCGTAAGGTAGACCCAAGGTATGCACATAACGATGGAATCACGACCTTTGCTGATGACTATCCTTTTCTGCTGATCGGCGAAGAATCGCTGAACGACTTGAACGGTCGCCTGGCAGAGGCCCTGCCTATGAACCGGTTTCGCCCTAACATTGTATTTAGCGGTGGAGAGCCCTACGCTGAAGATTTATTTAATGAATTCAGCATTAATAGTATAAGGTTTCAGGGCGTTAAACTTTGCGCCAGGTGTGTAATGACGACCATTGACCAGGATACTGCCGTTAAGCACAAGGAACCGCTTAAAACACTGGCAGGCTATCGCCGTAAAGGGCAAAAAATAATGTTCGGGCAAAATCTGCTTCACGGCGGAACAGGTGTTATTCGCGTAGGTGATGCACTCGAGGTTATAAGTCAGCACACCGAAGAGCGTTTTTTGGTTTAA
- a CDS encoding Rrf2 family transcriptional regulator — MLSKKTKYAIKALVVLGKNTDKPPMQISKIAEEERIPKKFLEQILLDLRNAGFLYSKKGAGGGYSLNKDPKDIFLVSIMRITDGPIAMVPCASLNFYHKCDECHQETTCGIRSVFVDVRDATLKILSETSIADIIARENTLITSL; from the coding sequence ATGCTGTCGAAAAAAACTAAGTACGCTATCAAAGCATTGGTTGTTCTGGGCAAAAATACAGACAAGCCACCCATGCAAATCTCAAAAATTGCAGAGGAAGAACGCATACCCAAAAAATTTCTGGAACAAATATTACTCGACCTGCGCAACGCGGGCTTTTTGTACAGTAAGAAAGGTGCGGGCGGCGGCTACAGCCTGAATAAAGACCCTAAGGATATTTTTTTAGTAAGCATTATGCGCATAACCGACGGCCCTATTGCCATGGTGCCATGTGCAAGCCTCAACTTTTACCACAAATGCGACGAATGCCACCAGGAAACTACCTGCGGCATACGCAGTGTTTTTGTTGATGTACGCGATGCTACGCTCAAAATACTCTCAGAAACCAGCATTGCTGATATTATAGCGCGCGAAAACACTTTGATAACCAGCCTGTAA
- a CDS encoding DUF4269 domain-containing protein produces the protein MEIFDDIGYLQHGNAAQKSAYGTLSRYHIMDLLKYYDPLLTGTVPIAVNIESSDLDIICCYHDHDSFAGHITELFNGFKNFELIVKSSAVVANFTVDNFQIEIYGEAKPTRMQHAYRHMLIEHRLLQIHGDDLRTRVICLKKAGYKTEPAFAIALGLTGDPYRALLDLEL, from the coding sequence ATGGAAATTTTTGATGATATTGGATATTTACAACACGGTAACGCTGCTCAAAAAAGCGCCTACGGTACGCTAAGCAGGTATCATATCATGGATCTACTTAAGTACTATGATCCATTACTAACCGGTACGGTACCTATAGCCGTCAACATTGAAAGCAGTGACCTTGATATAATTTGCTGTTACCACGATCATGACAGCTTTGCTGGACATATTACAGAACTATTTAATGGGTTCAAGAATTTCGAATTAATTGTAAAAAGCAGCGCAGTCGTAGCAAATTTTACGGTTGACAATTTTCAGATCGAGATTTATGGTGAGGCCAAACCAACCCGTATGCAACATGCTTACCGGCACATGCTGATAGAGCACCGGTTATTACAAATCCATGGAGATGACCTTAGAACCCGGGTAATCTGCCTGAAAAAGGCTGGTTACAAAACCGAGCCTGCGTTTGCAATCGCTTTGGGCCTCACGGGCGATCCGTACCGGGCTTTGCTTGATTTAGAGCTGTAA
- the uxaC gene encoding glucuronate isomerase yields MQSFLNENFLLTNDTAKQLYHDYAKDLPVIDYHCHLPPDEIANNKNFANLTDVWLRGDHYKWRAMRTNGVNEEYITGNRSDYEKFEQWAATIPYTLRNPLYHWSHLELQRYFGINDILSPKTAKNIYDSCTASLQQPEFSTRSLITRMNVEVICTTDDPVDDLAHHRQLLKDGFDVNVYPTFRPDTAMNAGEPEILNKYIDKLVAVADMEISTYDDYLTALKSRHDYFADNGCMLSDHGIDHIYADDYTEADIKSVFDKIRANKPVSRQLANQFKSAILFEVARWNHEKGWTQQFHLGALRNINNKGLNTLGPNTGWDAIGDFSQAAALARFLDKLNTENALAKTIVYNLNPADNEVIASVVGCFNDGEIAGKMQFGSAWWFLDQKDGMMRQLNSLSNIGLISRMVGMLTDSRSFLSYPRHEYFRRILCNLFGEDIENGELPADIAWTGKIISDICYYNARNYFNFKY; encoded by the coding sequence GTGCAAAGCTTTTTAAATGAAAACTTTTTGCTTACCAATGATACTGCTAAACAGCTTTATCACGATTATGCAAAAGATCTGCCTGTAATAGATTACCATTGCCACCTGCCGCCGGATGAAATAGCTAACAATAAAAACTTTGCTAATCTCACGGATGTATGGTTGCGCGGCGATCATTATAAATGGCGCGCCATGCGTACAAACGGTGTTAACGAGGAATATATAACCGGCAACCGCAGCGATTATGAAAAATTTGAGCAATGGGCAGCTACTATCCCTTATACACTGCGTAATCCGCTTTACCACTGGAGCCACCTAGAGCTGCAGCGATATTTTGGAATCAACGATATATTATCACCAAAAACCGCAAAAAACATTTACGATAGCTGTACAGCCAGCCTGCAGCAACCGGAATTCAGCACGCGCTCACTCATCACCCGGATGAACGTGGAAGTTATTTGTACTACGGATGATCCCGTTGATGATTTGGCACATCATCGTCAATTGTTAAAAGATGGTTTTGATGTAAATGTGTACCCTACCTTCAGGCCTGACACGGCTATGAACGCAGGTGAACCCGAAATCCTGAACAAGTATATTGACAAGCTTGTCGCCGTTGCGGATATGGAGATTAGCACTTATGATGATTATTTGACCGCGTTAAAAAGCAGGCATGATTACTTTGCTGATAATGGCTGCATGCTTTCTGACCACGGTATTGACCATATTTATGCTGACGACTACACGGAAGCCGACATTAAATCCGTTTTTGATAAAATAAGAGCTAACAAGCCGGTTAGTCGTCAACTGGCAAACCAGTTTAAATCAGCCATTTTATTTGAGGTTGCCCGGTGGAATCACGAAAAAGGCTGGACACAACAATTTCATCTTGGCGCGCTGCGTAATATCAACAACAAAGGCTTAAACACACTCGGCCCTAATACTGGCTGGGATGCCATTGGGGATTTTAGCCAGGCGGCGGCGTTGGCGCGCTTTCTTGATAAACTAAACACTGAGAACGCGCTGGCTAAAACCATTGTTTATAACCTCAATCCGGCTGATAACGAAGTTATCGCGTCAGTTGTTGGATGCTTTAACGATGGCGAGATTGCCGGTAAAATGCAATTTGGCTCGGCCTGGTGGTTTCTGGATCAAAAAGACGGCATGATGCGCCAGCTAAACTCACTTTCAAACATCGGCCTTATCAGCCGGATGGTGGGTATGCTTACCGATTCTCGCAGCTTCCTGTCCTACCCACGGCATGAGTATTTCAGGCGTATACTGTGTAATTTGTTTGGTGAGGATATCGAAAACGGTGAACTGCCTGCCGATATAGCGTGGACAGGCAAAATCATCAGCGATATATGTTATTACAACGCCCGCAACTATTTCAATTTTAAATATTAG
- a CDS encoding acyl-CoA thioesterase has protein sequence MDIEEKIQQSETRMFRPIFPGATNHYDTLHGGNAMFMMDEAAFMAATRFSRKRMVTVSSDRIDFNKPIPAGTIVELIARVIHVGNTSLKVLVEIFIEEMYSEHREKAITGTFTFVAIDEHKNPIKVL, from the coding sequence ATGGATATTGAAGAAAAAATTCAGCAGTCGGAAACGCGTATGTTCAGACCTATTTTTCCGGGCGCGACAAACCATTACGATACGCTGCACGGCGGCAACGCCATGTTTATGATGGATGAAGCCGCTTTTATGGCCGCAACGCGTTTCAGCCGTAAACGTATGGTTACCGTATCGTCTGATCGTATTGATTTTAATAAACCCATCCCGGCAGGCACCATTGTTGAACTGATTGCCCGGGTTATACATGTAGGCAACACCAGTTTAAAGGTATTGGTAGAGATTTTTATTGAGGAAATGTACTCCGAGCACCGCGAAAAAGCCATAACCGGTACATTTACCTTTGTAGCCATTGATGAGCATAAAAACCCGATAAAGGTTTTATAG
- the cobA gene encoding uroporphyrinogen-III C-methyltransferase translates to MINNTQDITPRITLVGAGPGDADLITIKGIKALQTADVILYDALVNDELLDLAPAHSIKVYVGKRSGDQTHSQASINQLMVDYAFNYGHVVRLKGGDPFVFGRGFEEIEFAAQHNIQAQVVPGISSSIGVPELQQIPVTHRGLSESFWVVTGTTANGKISSDLIDASKSKATVVVLMGIHKLAEITEVFKAEGKSSLPAAVIQSGTTVNEKIAIGTVDTIVAAVAEKQISSPALIVFGEVVSLHPEFKTIKALYDTVA, encoded by the coding sequence ATGATAAACAACACACAAGATATTACGCCACGCATTACCTTAGTAGGTGCTGGTCCCGGCGATGCGGATCTGATCACCATAAAAGGTATCAAAGCACTTCAAACTGCTGATGTGATTTTATATGACGCTTTAGTAAACGATGAATTGCTCGACCTTGCTCCTGCGCACTCAATCAAAGTTTACGTAGGCAAACGTTCAGGCGATCAAACACATTCTCAAGCCAGCATCAATCAATTAATGGTTGATTATGCTTTTAATTATGGCCATGTGGTTCGCCTTAAAGGTGGCGATCCATTTGTATTCGGTCGTGGATTTGAGGAAATTGAATTTGCAGCACAGCATAATATACAGGCGCAGGTTGTTCCGGGTATTTCAAGTTCCATTGGCGTACCCGAGTTACAACAGATCCCCGTTACACATCGTGGTTTAAGCGAAAGCTTTTGGGTGGTTACCGGCACTACCGCCAACGGTAAAATATCATCAGATTTGATTGATGCCTCAAAAAGCAAGGCTACCGTAGTGGTGCTAATGGGTATACATAAATTGGCTGAAATTACCGAAGTGTTTAAGGCCGAAGGTAAAAGCAGTTTACCCGCGGCGGTAATTCAAAGCGGTACTACTGTTAATGAGAAAATAGCCATAGGCACTGTTGATACCATAGTTGCTGCCGTAGCCGAAAAGCAAATCAGTTCGCCCGCGCTTATCGTGTTCGGCGAGGTGGTATCGCTTCATCCGGAATTTAAAACGATCAAAGCATTGTATGA
- a CDS encoding ATP-binding protein — translation MDNPTLASKNNIHDSLLLQVLSSSTYATAIYVSEHLHIGFVNEGMLRLWGKDRSVTGKTFEEAIPEIAGQPFASLLKNVWHTGRTFKAENTPADLIIDGELQTLYFDFEYRAIKSDTGDVYSILHTAVDVTEEVRQGKVIVEKENHEQELFEELAASNEELTAINEEYLATNEELSATNEELTATIEELAQSQMELRYSKSKVDQILNSQAAPVVVLQGPEHIVTSVNEAILRFWNRTADQVLGKPMLEVFPEMKDQIFPSLWKHVLDTGEPVVKKEIEVYYNHPQEGERRFLADFHYQPLLDLNGNVNRVLATVIDNTERVLSRKAIEKAEEQLRLAIESSKMGTWNIDAKTYEFLPSIRMKGFFGYDEDEYMSYNDALALISDEHRDRVKSAMRNAINKGLPFDEEFSLKARDSQQLRWFKATGKLYQDKHDGNKYFSGTLLDVTEAKEDDLRKNDFIGMVSHELKTPLTSLNAYLQMLTAKAQKADDTFTAQALGKAGTQVKKMTSLINGFLNVSRLESGKIYLEKQTFDLEQLVDEVEDEMKLIHTTHPIIFNRCSPVFVEADREKIGQVINNYLSNAIKYSPKGSPIVVECTETENCVRVTVKDQGIGIKAQDKQKLFDRFYRVSNKQTQTISGFGIGLYLCAEIVRRHGGDIGVESEPGKGSSFYFELPAIAK, via the coding sequence ATGGATAACCCGACGTTAGCGTCAAAAAACAATATACACGATAGCCTGCTTCTGCAAGTGCTATCCTCCTCAACCTATGCTACTGCTATTTATGTGAGCGAACATCTCCATATAGGCTTCGTAAACGAAGGTATGCTCCGTTTGTGGGGTAAAGACCGGAGTGTTACAGGTAAAACGTTTGAGGAAGCTATTCCGGAGATTGCAGGCCAACCTTTTGCCAGCCTGCTCAAAAATGTATGGCATACAGGCAGAACATTTAAAGCCGAGAATACTCCTGCCGATTTAATTATTGACGGCGAGCTACAGACGTTATATTTTGACTTTGAATACCGCGCTATAAAAAGCGATACCGGCGATGTTTACAGCATTTTACATACCGCAGTTGACGTAACGGAAGAAGTAAGGCAGGGAAAGGTTATTGTTGAGAAGGAAAACCACGAACAGGAACTTTTTGAAGAACTTGCCGCCTCTAACGAAGAACTGACCGCCATAAACGAAGAGTACCTGGCTACTAATGAGGAACTTTCAGCAACTAACGAAGAGTTAACGGCTACAATTGAGGAACTGGCGCAATCACAAATGGAATTGCGTTACAGTAAGTCGAAGGTTGATCAGATACTGAATTCGCAAGCCGCCCCGGTAGTAGTTTTACAGGGGCCTGAACATATTGTAACCTCGGTCAATGAGGCGATACTTCGCTTTTGGAACCGTACAGCCGACCAGGTTTTAGGTAAACCGATGCTGGAGGTTTTTCCGGAGATGAAAGACCAGATTTTTCCAAGCCTGTGGAAACATGTGCTTGATACCGGCGAGCCCGTGGTAAAAAAGGAAATTGAAGTTTATTATAATCACCCTCAGGAAGGCGAACGCAGGTTTCTGGCAGACTTTCATTACCAGCCGCTGCTCGATCTGAACGGTAACGTAAACCGGGTGTTAGCTACCGTAATTGATAATACCGAGCGCGTGCTTAGCCGCAAGGCTATTGAAAAGGCTGAGGAGCAGTTACGCCTGGCTATCGAGTCATCCAAAATGGGGACGTGGAATATTGATGCGAAAACCTATGAGTTTTTACCTTCCATACGGATGAAGGGCTTCTTTGGTTACGATGAGGATGAATACATGAGCTATAACGATGCCCTGGCTTTAATTAGTGATGAACATCGTGACCGCGTGAAATCAGCCATGCGGAATGCCATTAATAAAGGCTTACCGTTTGATGAAGAATTCAGCCTAAAAGCCCGCGACAGCCAACAATTACGCTGGTTTAAGGCTACGGGCAAGCTTTACCAGGATAAACATGACGGTAACAAATATTTCTCGGGAACTTTGTTAGACGTTACGGAAGCTAAGGAAGACGATCTGCGCAAAAATGACTTCATCGGCATGGTCAGCCATGAACTTAAAACACCACTAACGTCATTAAACGCTTACCTGCAGATGCTTACCGCTAAGGCGCAAAAGGCAGACGATACTTTTACCGCGCAAGCCCTTGGCAAAGCAGGTACACAGGTAAAAAAAATGACATCGCTTATTAACGGTTTCCTTAATGTATCACGCCTTGAATCCGGGAAGATCTATCTCGAAAAGCAAACGTTTGACCTGGAACAATTGGTTGATGAGGTTGAGGACGAAATGAAACTGATACATACTACCCACCCTATCATATTCAATCGATGCAGTCCGGTTTTTGTTGAGGCTGACCGCGAAAAGATAGGCCAGGTGATCAATAACTATTTGAGCAACGCTATTAAGTACTCACCCAAAGGCAGCCCGATTGTTGTGGAATGTACCGAAACCGAAAACTGTGTTCGGGTAACTGTTAAAGATCAGGGTATAGGTATAAAAGCGCAGGACAAGCAAAAACTGTTTGATCGTTTTTACCGTGTAAGCAACAAGCAAACTCAAACTATCAGCGGATTTGGCATCGGCCTTTATCTTTGCGCCGAAATTGTCCGCCGGCATGGTGGCGATATCGGTGTTGAAAGCGAACCAGGCAAAGGCTCATCTTTTTATTTTGAGTTGCCTGCTATCGCTAAATAA
- the cysM gene encoding cysteine synthase CysM has protein sequence MAGVTDFIGNTPLVKLAKLNPNPNVAVYAKLEGNNPGGSVKDRAAHNMIRSAIERGDINEGTKLVEATSGNTGIALAMIARLYNLDIELVMPANSTRERTLTMEAYGAKVTLLENIEVCRDYAEEKGATAGYFLLNQFANTDNYMAHYKTTGPELWRDTQGKITHFVSAMGTTGTIMGCSKYLKEKNSDIQIVGCQPTEGSSIPGIRRWPEAYLPKIFNPASVDRIMDIDEAVAVDMTRQLAKVEGIFAGMSSGGACSAAIKLAQELDSGTIVFIACDRGDRYLSSGLFGDVPDTNI, from the coding sequence ATGGCAGGAGTTACCGATTTTATAGGCAATACACCATTAGTTAAGCTGGCAAAACTTAACCCGAACCCTAATGTGGCTGTTTACGCCAAGCTTGAAGGTAACAACCCGGGCGGCAGCGTTAAAGACCGGGCTGCCCATAACATGATACGCAGTGCCATTGAACGCGGCGATATTAACGAAGGCACCAAACTGGTTGAAGCCACCAGCGGCAATACCGGTATTGCCTTGGCCATGATAGCACGGTTGTATAATCTGGATATCGAATTGGTTATGCCCGCAAATTCTACGCGTGAACGCACGCTTACTATGGAAGCCTACGGCGCTAAAGTTACCTTACTTGAGAATATCGAGGTTTGCCGGGATTACGCAGAAGAGAAAGGCGCAACGGCCGGGTACTTTCTGTTAAACCAGTTTGCTAACACGGATAACTATATGGCCCACTACAAAACTACCGGGCCCGAGTTATGGCGCGATACGCAAGGCAAAATAACCCACTTTGTGAGCGCTATGGGCACAACCGGTACCATTATGGGCTGCTCAAAATATCTTAAAGAAAAAAATTCAGATATACAGATAGTTGGCTGCCAGCCTACAGAAGGTTCTTCTATACCCGGCATTCGCCGTTGGCCCGAGGCTTATTTGCCTAAAATATTTAATCCGGCCAGTGTTGACCGTATTATGGATATTGACGAGGCCGTTGCCGTAGACATGACACGCCAGCTGGCAAAGGTTGAAGGCATTTTTGCGGGAATGAGCAGCGGTGGCGCATGTTCTGCCGCCATTAAACTGGCACAGGAGTTAGATAGCGGAACTATTGTATTCATAGCCTGCGACCGCGGCGACCGCTACCTCAGCAGCGGCCTTTTTGGCGACGTTCCGGATACTAATATTTAA